One window from the genome of Candoia aspera isolate rCanAsp1 chromosome 15, rCanAsp1.hap2, whole genome shotgun sequence encodes:
- the PIWIL1 gene encoding piwi-like protein 1: MGPKGQRDSAESGPPHDGWTAARLQDRYFPKTGVSEDHPRHSIPVSHVSGCKKDSWSFSATCWMCLAVQKLSDACICACLEEGISQYRSGLGFPLDGSSEEIPNRRKSSGIPQEFSSQELLWCSGKNAQTHPESDQAQGKAGRRRHTPPEKGREHTRRRVANRSPARALCLKEHEGEKLAVFLREREGGAPGEKKIVPIFSFPDALRLPRLRGPVALPDSERKEPFSERRKRRRRRPVPLPLYGQAKPQLPQAELPGEGDRVGRGRQRRGPIDPRSQELHISAGFQEMTLGERGGHRREYHDLGVNTRQLMEHVRESKTGVSGTLIKLSANYFRLTSRPQWALYQYHIDYNPQMEARRLRAALLFQHEDLIGRTHAFDGTILFLPKKLENKVTEVVSQTRQGEIVKITITLTNELPTTSPTCLQFYNIIFKRLLKIMNLQQIGRNYYNPSDPISIPKHRLMIWPGFTTSILQYETSIMLCTDVTHKVLRSETVLDFMYTMYGQVGEQQFQEVCMKELIGLIVLTRYNNKTYRVDDISWDSNPQDVFRKADGTQISFVDYYKMQYNQEISDLNQPVLISQPKKKRGPGGVLTGPVILIPELCYLTGLTDKMRSDFNVMKDLSVHTRLAPEQRMREVGQLISYINKDDSVQKELRDWGLSFEPNLLSFSGRVVQSEKIHQGGKVFDYNPHLADWSKETRGTPLTSVKPLDNWLLIYTRRNYDAANALVQNLFKVTPAMGIRMNKAIMVEVEDRTEAYLRTLKQKIVSDTQMVVCLLSSNRKDKYDAIKKYLCTDCPTPSQCVLARTLSKPQTLMAIATKIALQMNCKMGGELWSVEIPLRQLMIVGIDCYHDTIAGRRSIAGFVASLNQGMTRWYSRCVLQDRGQELVDGLKVCLQGALRTWYTYNNHMPSRIIVYRDGVGDGQLKTLVSYEVPQFLECLKTVGKDYSPKLTVIVVKKRVNNRFFAQIDGRLDNPPPGTVIDVEVTRPEWYDFFIVSQSVRSGTVSPTHYNVIYDSSALKPDHMQRLTYKLCHMYYNWPGVIRVPAPCQYAHKLAFLVGQSIHREPNLILSENLYYL, from the exons GGACAAAGGGACTCAGCCGAGTCAGGGCCGCCGCACGATGGGTGGACCGCGGCCCGTCTTCAGGACCGATACTTCCCCAAAACCGGGGTCAGCGAAGACCACCCTCGGCACAGCATCCCCGTTTCCCACGTCTCCGGCTGCAAGAAGGATTCCTGGAGTTTTTCTGCCACCTGCTGGATGTGTCTGGCCGTGCAGAAGTTATCAGACGCGTGTATCTGTGCGTGCCTGGAAGAGGGCATCTCTCAGTACCGAAGCGGGCTCGGCTTCCCCCTGGATGGGTCAAGCGAGGAAATCCCAAATCGTAGGAAATCCAGTGGAATCCCCCAGGAATTCAGTAGCCAAGAGCTTCTGTGGTGCTCCGGGAAAAATGCTCAAACTCACCCGGAAAGCGACCAGGCGCAGGGCAAAGCTGGACGCCGCCGTCACACGCC TCCGGAAAAGGGGAGGGAGCACACGAGACGCCGCGTCGCCAATCGGAGCCCAGCGCGCGCGCTTTGTCTCAAAGAGCACGAGGGAGAGAAGCTCGCCGTCTTCCTCCGAGAGCGGGAAGGCGGAGcccctggggagaaaaaaatagtcCCGATATTTTCCTTCCCGGACGCGCTTCGGCTGCCTCGGCTTCGGGGACCGGTGGCGCTGCCGGACTCCGAGCGGAAGGAGCCTTTCTCCGAAAGGCGcaaaaggcggcggcggcggccg GTTCCACTCCCTCTGTATGGCCAAGCGAAGCCCCAGCTGCCTCAGGCAGAGCTACCAGGAGAAGGGGACAGGGTTGGGCGTGGCCGACAAAGAAGGGGACCTATTGACCCCAGATCACAAG AACTTCATATTTCCGCTGGCTTTCAAGAAATGACTTTGGGAGAAAGAGGTGGGCACCGCAGAGAGTACCATGACCTTGGTGTCAACACCCGTCAGTTGATGGAACATGTTAGAGAATCCAAAACAG GTGTGTCAGGgactttaataaaattaagtgCCAACTACTTTCGGCTGACTTCTCGCCCGCAGTGGGCTTTGTACCAGTACCACATTGACTACAACCCACAGATGGAAGCCCGACGTCTTCGTGCAGCCTTGCTGTTCCAACACGAGGATTTAATTGGCAGGACACATGCTTTTGATGGCACCATTTTGTTTTTACCGAAGAAGCTGGAAAATAAG GTTACAGAGGTGGTCAGCCAGACACGGCAAGGAGAGATTGTGAAGATTACCATCACATTAACCAACGAGCTTCCAACAACTTCACCAACTTGCCTGCAGTTttacaacattatttttaaaag ATTGTTGAAAATAATGAACTTACAGCAGATTGGACGAAATTATTACAACCCAAGTGACCCGATCAGTATCCCTAAGCACAG GCTGATGATTTGGCCCGGCTTTACCACTTCCATTCTGCAGTACGAGACGAGCATCATGCTGTGCACGGACGTGACCCACAAGGTTCTCAGAAGCGAGACCGTTCTGGATTTTATGTACACCATGTACGGACAAGTCGGGGAACAGCAGTTCCAGGAAGTCTGCATGAAAGAGCTCATCGGTCTGATTGTCCTTACCCG CTACAACAACAAAACATACCGGGTGGACGACATCAGTTGGGATTCCAACCCGCAAGACGTCTTCAGAAAGGCTGACGGAACTCAGATCAGCTTTGTGGACTACTACAAGATG CAATACAACCAAGAGATCAGCGACTTGAATCAGCCCGTTTTGATTAGTCAGCCGAAGAAGAAGAGAGGCCCAGGAGGTGTCTTGACAGGACCGGTGATACTTATCCCTGAACTCTGCTATCTTACAG GCCTGACTGATAAGATGCGAAGCGATTTTAATGTAATGAAAGATTTGTCTGTTCACACGAGGCTTGCGCCAGAACAAAGAATGCGTGAAGTTGGACAGCTCATCAGTTACATTAATAA AGATGACAGCGTTCAGAAAGAGCTACGAGATTGGGGACTAAGCTTTGAACCTAACTTGCTTTCCTTTTCGGGGAGAGTGGTCCAATCCGAAAAGATCCATCAGGGAGGGAAAGTG TTTGACTACAATCCGCACCTCGCAGATTGGTCCAAAGAAACGAGGGGAACGCCTCTTACCAGCGTAAAGCCATTAGATAACTGGCTGCTGATATACACTCGCCGGAATTACGATGCTGCCAACGCCTTGGTCCAAAATCTTTTCAAAGTCACACCAGCGATGGGCATAAGAATGAACAAAGCCATAAT GGTTGAAGTCGAGGACAGAACAGAGGCGTACTTGAGAACCTTGAAGCAGAAGATCGTCTCCGATACCCAGATG GTGGTCTGTCTCCTGTCCAGTAACCGTAAAGACAAATACGACGCAATCAAGAAATACTTGTGTACTGACTGTCCCACTCCAAGCCAGTGTGTCCTTGCGCGCACATTGAGCAAGCCTCAAACCTTGATGGCCATAGCCACGAAAATTGCCTTACAGATGAACTGTAAGATGGGGGGCGAGCTCTGGAGTGTTGAAATCCCA CTGAGACAACTCATGATTGTGGGAATCGACTGTTACCATGACACCATTGCTGGGCGGCGATCGATTGCAGGATTTGTCGCTAGCTTGAATCAGGGCATGACCCG CTGGTATTCACGCTGTGTGCTTCAAGATCGCGGACAGGAACTTGTGGATGGACTCAAAGTTTGCTTACAAG GGGCCCTAAGGACTTGGTATACCTACAACAACCACATGCCTTCTCGTATCATTGTGTACCGGGACGGTGTGGGCGATGGCCAGCTAAAAACCTTGGTGAGCTATGAAGTCCCACAGTTTTTGGAGTGTTTGAAAACAGTTGGGAAAGACTATAG CCCCAAACTAACGGTGATAGTGGTAAAGAAGCGTGTGAACAACAGATTTTTTGCCCAAATTGATGGAAGACTGGACAATCCACCCCCTGGCACAGTGATTGATGTAGAAGTTACCAGACCAGAGTG GTACGACTTCTTCATTGTGAGTCAGTCGGTGAGAAGTGGCACAGTTTCACCCACACATTACAACGTAATCTATGACAGCAGTGCGCTGAAGCCTGACCACATGCAGCGGCTAACGTACAAGCTGTGCCACATGTATTACAATTGGCCG GGAGTCATTAGAGTGCCTGCCCCGTGCCAGTATGCTCATAAGCTAGCTTTCCTCGTGGGTCAAAGTATCCACAGAGAGCCGAACTTAATCCTCTCAGAGAATCTGTATTATCTGTGA